One window from the genome of Musa acuminata AAA Group cultivar baxijiao chromosome BXJ1-4, Cavendish_Baxijiao_AAA, whole genome shotgun sequence encodes:
- the LOC103980898 gene encoding transcription factor IBH1-like, with product MDNQDLHAPFSPERAHASLVERSRRIKMAAEMGLARSSRHWSRALRRRLLLLRRGTASDGCGCQNEALTSSKEGGDLGVGANEEEAVEVEARVRALQRLVPGGEELGTERLFEETADYIEALQVQVDVADQSNVIVYVEDASTANSQ from the exons ATGGACAACCAAGACCTCCACGCCCCGTTCTCGCCCGAGCGCGCCCACGCCAGCCTCGTTGAGAGGAGTAGACGGATAAAGATGGCAGCGGAGATGGGCCTCGCCCGGTCCTCCCGCCACTGGAGCCGCGcactccgccgccgcctcctcctcctcaggaGGGGAACGGCAAGTGACGGCTGCGGGTGCCAGAACGAGGCGTTGACTTCGTCGAAGGAGGGGGGAGACCTGGGAGTGGGAGCGAAcgaggaggaggcggtggaggtAGAGGCACGGGTCAGAGCGCTGCAGAGGCTGGTCCCTGGAGGCGAGGAGCTGGGCACGGAGCGGCTGTTCGAGGAGACGGCCGACTACATCGAGGCGCTGCAGGTGCAG GTAGACGTAGCCGATCAGTCGAACGTAATAGTCTACGTGGAGGATGCATCAACTGCAAATAGTCAATGA